A portion of the Streptomyces erythrochromogenes genome contains these proteins:
- a CDS encoding cob(I)yrinic acid a,c-diamide adenosyltransferase: MVNLTRIYTRTGDKGTTALGDMSRTAKTDLRISAYADANEANAAIGTAIALGALPAEVVKVLVRVQNDLFDVGADLCTPVVENPEYPPLRVEQFYVDKLEADCDLFLEQVEKLRSFILPGGTPGAALLHQACTVVRRAERSTWAALEVHGESMNPLTATYLNRLSDLLFILARVANKEVGDVLWVPGGER, from the coding sequence ATGGTGAACCTCACGCGCATCTACACCCGTACCGGCGACAAGGGCACGACCGCCCTGGGCGACATGAGCCGCACGGCCAAGACCGACCTGCGGATCTCCGCGTACGCCGACGCCAACGAGGCCAACGCGGCCATCGGGACGGCCATCGCGCTGGGCGCCCTGCCCGCCGAGGTCGTGAAGGTCCTGGTGCGGGTGCAGAACGACCTGTTCGACGTGGGCGCGGACCTGTGCACCCCGGTCGTCGAGAACCCGGAGTACCCGCCGCTGCGCGTGGAGCAGTTCTACGTCGACAAGCTGGAGGCCGACTGCGACCTCTTCCTGGAGCAGGTGGAGAAGCTGCGCAGCTTCATCCTGCCCGGCGGCACTCCCGGCGCGGCCCTGCTGCACCAGGCCTGCACGGTGGTCCGGCGCGCCGAGCGGTCGACGTGGGCGGCGCTGGAGGTCCACGGGGAGTCGATGAACCCGCTCACCGCCACCTATCTCAACCGCCTCTCCGACCTCCTGTTCATCCTGGCCCGGGTGGCCAACAAGGAGGTCGGGGACGTGCTGTGGGTGCCGGGCGGCGAGCGGTAG
- a CDS encoding sensor histidine kinase produces the protein MTEKSLRPHRDDVLLAVVSVAAGLVFWSLGVYSSPGRGSLPAWAALVPLVVLGAMELLRRTAPQVTLTVGTVGVIADQFTVGSLATVVIFTDLMYAAVVYGKPAMARRLPVTTGLITVVVTIASLAWLRTPQALLIGAVTGIVSFAPALTGATLRNHREAAEAARLRAEQTALLAEMDRSQAVAAERARMARELHDMVANHLSAIAIHSTAALSIDTAATSRDALGVIRENSVQGLAEMRRLIGLLRDAGGDQEAVAVPSLDGLDALIGQAGTNGSASGLTFVLHDDRPSGEPAAAPVELAAYRIVQESLTNALKHAAPGTVTVRVAHEDGLLSVVVDSPYGERPGPRAPGSGAGLIGMRERTELLGGKFTAGRAGSVWHVRAILPAEEKAVEM, from the coding sequence GTGACCGAGAAGAGCCTGCGCCCCCACCGTGACGACGTCCTCCTCGCGGTGGTCAGCGTCGCCGCGGGCCTCGTGTTCTGGTCTCTCGGCGTCTACAGCAGCCCCGGGCGCGGCTCGCTGCCGGCCTGGGCCGCCCTGGTGCCCCTCGTGGTGCTCGGCGCGATGGAGCTGTTGCGCCGCACCGCACCGCAGGTGACCCTGACCGTCGGCACGGTGGGGGTGATCGCCGACCAGTTCACCGTCGGCAGCCTCGCCACCGTCGTGATCTTCACCGACCTGATGTACGCGGCCGTCGTGTACGGGAAACCGGCCATGGCCCGGCGGCTCCCGGTGACCACCGGCCTGATCACCGTCGTCGTCACCATCGCCTCGCTGGCCTGGCTGCGCACCCCGCAGGCCCTGCTGATCGGCGCGGTCACCGGCATCGTGAGCTTCGCCCCGGCGCTGACCGGAGCCACCCTGCGCAACCACCGCGAGGCCGCCGAGGCCGCCCGGCTGCGCGCCGAGCAGACGGCGCTGCTGGCCGAAATGGACCGTAGTCAGGCCGTGGCCGCCGAGCGCGCCCGGATGGCCCGCGAGCTGCACGACATGGTGGCCAACCACCTCTCCGCGATCGCCATCCACTCGACCGCCGCGCTCTCCATCGACACGGCCGCGACCAGCCGCGACGCGCTCGGCGTGATCCGCGAGAACAGCGTGCAGGGGCTGGCCGAGATGCGCCGCCTGATCGGGCTGCTGCGGGACGCCGGGGGCGATCAGGAGGCGGTCGCGGTGCCCTCGCTGGACGGCCTCGACGCCCTGATCGGGCAGGCCGGGACCAACGGCTCGGCGAGCGGGCTCACCTTCGTACTGCACGACGACCGGCCGTCCGGGGAGCCGGCGGCGGCCCCCGTGGAGCTGGCCGCGTACCGGATCGTCCAGGAGTCCCTGACCAACGCACTCAAGCACGCGGCCCCCGGCACGGTGACGGTCCGCGTGGCGCACGAGGACGGGCTGCTGAGCGTGGTGGTGGACTCGCCCTACGGGGAGCGCCCGGGGCCCCGCGCGCCGGGTTCGGGCGCCGGGCTGATCGGCATGAGGGAGCGGACGGAACTGCTGGGCGGGAAGTTCACGGCGGGTCGGGCCGGCAGCGTGTGGCACGTGCGGGCGATCCTGCCCGCCGAGGAGAAGGCGGTGGAGATGTGA
- a CDS encoding response regulator, whose product MTIRVVVAEDQAAVRAGLVLILRSAGDIEVVGEAADGEEAVRLARELRPDLVLMDVQMPRLDGVSATRQVVEEGLADVLVLTTFDLDEYVFGALRAGASGFLLKNADAAELMAAVRTVARGEGLIAPAVTRRLIAEFAAPRPARTGPSPERAAAVASLTPREREVLAALGEGLSNAEIAERLGMAEATAKTHVSRLLGKLELRSRLQAAVLAQELGI is encoded by the coding sequence GTGACCATCCGGGTGGTGGTGGCCGAGGACCAGGCCGCGGTGCGGGCCGGGCTGGTGCTCATCCTGCGCAGCGCGGGCGACATCGAGGTGGTGGGCGAGGCGGCCGACGGGGAGGAGGCGGTGCGCCTGGCCCGGGAGCTGCGGCCGGATCTCGTCCTCATGGACGTGCAGATGCCCCGGCTCGACGGGGTGTCGGCGACCCGCCAGGTGGTCGAGGAGGGTCTGGCGGACGTGCTGGTGCTGACCACCTTCGACCTCGACGAGTACGTCTTCGGGGCGCTGCGGGCGGGCGCCTCGGGCTTCCTGCTGAAGAACGCGGACGCGGCGGAGCTGATGGCGGCCGTACGGACCGTCGCGCGCGGGGAGGGCCTGATCGCCCCGGCGGTCACCAGGCGGCTGATCGCGGAGTTCGCGGCGCCGCGTCCGGCGCGCACCGGTCCGTCGCCGGAGCGGGCGGCGGCGGTCGCCTCCCTCACCCCGCGCGAGCGGGAGGTGCTGGCGGCGCTGGGAGAGGGACTGTCGAACGCCGAGATCGCCGAACGCCTGGGCATGGCGGAGGCGACGGCGAAGACGCACGTCAGTCGCCTGCTGGGCAAGCTGGAGCTGCGCAGCCGACTCCAAGCGGCGGTCCTGGCGCAGGAGTTGGGCATCTGA
- a CDS encoding glycoside hydrolase family 18 chitinase, which produces MSKSAPRPRRTYGGSPLSTASPPPTRRTRFFTRVAAVVAVLALPVTGLVALAGPAQAAASATATYTKVSDWGSGFEGKWVVKNTGTTTLSSWTVEWDYPAGTSVTSAWDATVTGSGTHWTAKNVGWNGTLAPGATASFGFNGTGSGAPGGCKINGASCDGGTQPGDNPPTAPGAPAASNVADTSLTLTWTPATDDKGVKNYDVYRGSAKIATVTGTSYADSGLTKGTTYTYSVTARDTIDQTGPSSGSTTVTTTGGTVPPDPGDKVKLGYFTNWGVYGRNYHVKNLVTSGTAGKITHINYAFGNVQNGQCTIGDAYADYDKAYTADQSVDGVADTWDQPLRGNFNQLRKLKKQYPNIKVLWSFGGWTWSGGFPQAAANPTAFAQSCYNLVEDPRWADVFDGIDLDWEYPNACGLSCDSSGPAAFKNLMQAVKARFGANNLVTAAITADASDGGKIDKADYAGAAQYTDFYNVMTYDFFGAWAAQGPTAPHSPLTSYAGIPQAGFNSADAIAKLKAKGVPGSKLNLGIGFYGRGWTGVTQATPGGTATGPAPGTYEQGIEDYKVLRNSCPATGTVAGTAYAKCGSNWWSYDTPATIAGKMTWAKQQGLRGAFYWEFSGDTTNGELANAVHTGLQ; this is translated from the coding sequence ATGTCGAAGTCGGCCCCACGACCGCGACGGACCTACGGAGGATCACCCTTGAGCACAGCATCCCCACCCCCCACCAGGCGCACCCGGTTCTTCACCCGAGTCGCGGCGGTCGTCGCCGTGCTCGCCCTTCCCGTCACCGGGCTCGTGGCCCTGGCAGGCCCGGCCCAGGCCGCCGCGTCCGCGACCGCGACGTACACCAAGGTCTCCGACTGGGGTTCCGGCTTCGAGGGCAAGTGGGTGGTGAAGAACACTGGCACCACCACGCTCAGCAGCTGGACCGTGGAGTGGGACTACCCGGCGGGCACCTCGGTCACCTCGGCCTGGGACGCCACCGTGACCGGCTCGGGCACCCACTGGACGGCCAAGAACGTCGGCTGGAACGGCACCCTCGCCCCCGGGGCGACCGCCAGCTTCGGCTTCAACGGCACCGGCTCCGGCGCGCCCGGCGGCTGCAAGATCAACGGCGCCTCCTGCGACGGCGGCACCCAGCCCGGCGACAATCCCCCCACCGCTCCCGGCGCCCCCGCCGCGAGCAACGTCGCCGACACCTCGCTGACCCTGACCTGGACCCCGGCCACCGACGACAAGGGCGTCAAGAACTACGACGTCTACCGGGGCTCCGCCAAGATCGCCACCGTCACCGGGACCAGCTACGCGGACTCGGGCCTGACCAAGGGCACGACGTACACCTACAGCGTCACCGCACGCGACACCATCGACCAGACCGGCCCCTCCTCCGGCTCCACCACGGTCACCACGACCGGCGGGACCGTGCCCCCGGACCCGGGCGACAAGGTCAAGCTCGGCTACTTCACCAACTGGGGCGTCTACGGACGCAACTACCACGTGAAGAACCTGGTCACCTCGGGTACGGCGGGCAAGATCACGCACATCAACTACGCCTTCGGCAACGTCCAGAACGGCCAGTGCACGATCGGTGACGCCTACGCCGACTACGACAAGGCCTACACCGCCGACCAGAGCGTCGACGGCGTCGCCGACACCTGGGACCAGCCGCTGCGCGGCAACTTCAACCAGCTGCGCAAGCTGAAGAAGCAGTACCCGAACATCAAGGTGCTGTGGTCCTTCGGCGGCTGGACCTGGTCCGGCGGCTTCCCGCAGGCCGCCGCCAACCCGACCGCCTTCGCCCAGTCCTGCTACAACCTGGTCGAGGACCCGCGCTGGGCCGACGTCTTCGACGGCATCGACCTGGACTGGGAGTACCCCAACGCCTGCGGCCTGTCCTGCGACAGCAGCGGCCCGGCCGCCTTCAAGAACCTGATGCAGGCCGTGAAGGCCCGGTTCGGCGCGAACAACCTGGTCACCGCGGCCATCACCGCCGACGCCTCGGACGGCGGCAAGATCGACAAGGCCGACTACGCGGGCGCCGCGCAGTACACCGACTTCTACAACGTCATGACGTACGACTTCTTCGGCGCGTGGGCGGCCCAGGGTCCGACCGCCCCGCACTCCCCGCTGACCTCGTACGCGGGCATCCCGCAGGCCGGCTTCAACTCGGCCGACGCCATCGCCAAGCTCAAGGCCAAGGGCGTGCCCGGCTCGAAGCTCAACCTCGGCATCGGCTTCTACGGCCGCGGCTGGACCGGCGTCACCCAGGCCACCCCCGGCGGCACCGCCACCGGACCGGCCCCGGGCACGTACGAGCAGGGCATCGAGGACTACAAGGTGCTCAGGAACAGCTGCCCGGCCACCGGCACCGTCGCCGGCACGGCCTACGCCAAGTGCGGCAGCAACTGGTGGAGCTACGACACCCCCGCCACCATCGCCGGCAAGATGACCTGGGCCAAGCAGCAGGGCCTCAGGGGAGCCTTCTACTGGGAGTTCAGCGGCGACACCACCAACGGTGAGCTCGCGAACGCGGTCCACACCGGGCTCCAGTAG
- a CDS encoding DUF2550 domain-containing protein, translating into MLLALLVSGLVVALVVIGLFVFGLRRRLIQRSGGTFDCSMRWGVSEEPDISGKGWVYGVARYSGDRIEWFRVFSYSPRPRRLLERSSIEVLARRAPEGEEELALLSDAVVLGCLHRGTRLELAMSEDALTGFLAWLEAAPPGQRVNVA; encoded by the coding sequence ATGCTCCTCGCTCTGCTTGTGAGCGGCCTGGTCGTAGCCCTGGTGGTGATCGGGCTGTTCGTCTTCGGACTGCGCCGCAGACTGATCCAGCGGTCCGGCGGAACCTTCGACTGCAGCATGCGCTGGGGTGTGTCCGAGGAACCGGACATCTCCGGCAAGGGCTGGGTCTACGGGGTCGCGCGCTACAGCGGTGACCGGATCGAGTGGTTCCGGGTGTTCTCGTACTCCCCGCGGCCGCGCCGACTGCTGGAGCGGTCCTCCATCGAGGTGCTGGCCCGCCGCGCCCCGGAGGGCGAGGAGGAGCTGGCCCTGCTGTCCGACGCCGTCGTGCTCGGCTGTCTCCACCGGGGGACCCGCCTGGAGCTGGCGATGAGCGAGGACGCGCTGACGGGCTTCCTGGCGTGGCTGGAGGCGGCTCCGCCCGGCCAGCGGGTGAACGTCGCCTAG
- a CDS encoding F0F1 ATP synthase subunit epsilon has protein sequence MAAELHVELVAADRNVWSGEATLVVARTTSGDIGVMPGHQPLLGVLESGPVTIRTSEGNTVIAAVHGGFISFADNKLSLLAEIAELADEIDVQRAERALERAKAEADAAAERRADVRLRAVTG, from the coding sequence TTGGCTGCTGAGCTGCACGTCGAGCTGGTCGCGGCGGACCGCAATGTCTGGTCCGGCGAGGCCACCCTTGTTGTCGCCCGCACCACGTCCGGCGACATCGGCGTCATGCCCGGTCACCAGCCGCTTCTCGGTGTGCTGGAATCGGGCCCGGTGACCATCCGCACCAGCGAGGGCAACACTGTCATCGCCGCGGTGCACGGCGGATTCATCTCGTTCGCGGACAACAAGCTGTCCTTGCTGGCCGAGATCGCCGAGCTCGCGGACGAGATCGATGTCCAGCGTGCGGAGCGGGCACTGGAGCGCGCGAAGGCGGAGGCCGACGCGGCCGCCGAGCGTCGCGCGGATGTCCGGCTGCGCGCCGTAACGGGCTGA